In the genome of Sphingomonas alpina, the window AAGGTCAACGGCATCTATGTCTCGCCATTCGAGATCGAAGCCGCGCTCGCTTGCCACGATGCGGTCGGCGAAGTCGCGGTGGTCGGCGCACCCGACGCGGACGGGCTGACCAAGCCGGTCGCCTTTGTCGTCGCCGCGCCCGGCGCGGCGTGCGACTGCGAGGCGCTCAAAGCGCACGCCAAAGCGCTGCTCGCGCCGTACAAATATCCCCGCCGCATCCTGCTGGTCGATGCCCTGCCCAAGACTGCGACCGGCAAGATCGAGCGCTTCAGATTAAGAGAGTGGGCGCGAGCATGAAGGCCGCATGCCTCGGCGGCGGCCCCTCTGACCTGTATTTCGCGATCTCGATGAAGCTGCGCGCCCCGGCATGCGAGATCGACCTGTTCGAACGCAAACCGCGCTGATCAGCGACGCCTTCGCACATTGGGACGATATCGCGGTCCATATCAATGGCGAGACGATCCGCTCCTACCAGAAACGAATCGCCACCAACGATCTGCCCGGCCAGTTCCGCCAGATGCTCATCAACATCCGCGCGATCCTTGCGGTTGCCGATGCGGGCCCCGAGCACATCGTTCGCCTCACCTGGTACATCACCGACCGCGACGCC includes:
- a CDS encoding RidA family protein, with the translated sequence MRDRPVRTQTALISDAFAHWDDIAVHINGETIRSYQKRIATNDLPGQFRQMLINIRAILAVADAGPEHIVRLTWYITDRDAYLAAQAEIGAIWREQMGRNYPAMAVVTVTALMEAAAKIEIEATAVLPAG